A region from the Acanthopagrus latus isolate v.2019 chromosome 8, fAcaLat1.1, whole genome shotgun sequence genome encodes:
- the hyal6 gene encoding hyaluronoglucosaminidase 6 has product MVLMELRLLVLALWVGIGVELQVRGDQMKPARAPLIPHRPFVVVWNAPTESCRLRFKVDLDLSVFDIVANLNETLSGPNVTIFYHSHLGYYPYYSNSGIPINGGLPQNQSISKHLSKARADIDKLIPHKDFRGLGVIDWENWRPQWVRNWGSKDIYRNKSKEQIRKLHPNWPESKVEKEAKERFERAGQTFMNLTLALAEGRRPDGLWGFYLFPDCYNYGYKQHPQRYTGECPNVEHVRNDHLMWLWKESTALYPSIYLDYELKSSTNTVKFVHYRVKEAMRIASIARPDSTLPVFVYSRPFYAYTFVVLSESDLVHTIGESAALGASGVILWGSSEYARSQRNCLTVKKYIDGPLGHYVINVTSAAKLCSKALCKKNGRCVRKSLDSGAYLHLNPRFFHIHRNSTPRGPRFHVSGHLNNHDILDMKHKFTCQCYQGWTGVYCEMPQDPPRPPPPPLQPAVPLPRPRENSLLGDLLLLLSLHFSCLCIIMFLGLCLIIKCLIL; this is encoded by the exons ATGGTGCTGATGGAGCTCCGTCTCCTGGTACTGGCCTTGTGGGTTGGCATTGGAGTAGAGCTCCAAGTCCGGGGTGACCAGATGAAGCCGGCCCGGGCACCTCTGATCCCTCATCGGCCTTTTGTCGTAGTGTGGAACGCTCCTACTGAGTCCTGCCGCCTTCGATTCAAGGTGGACCTGGACCTCAGCGTGTTCGACATTGTAGCAAACCTGAACGAAACCCTAAGTGGACCAAACGTCACCATATTCTACCACAGCCACTTGGGATACTACCCATACTACTCCAACTCTGGGATCCCGATCAATGGTGGACTGCCACAGAACCAGAGCATTTCCAAACACCTGAGCAAGGCCCGGGCCGACATTGATAAACTAATCCCCCACAAGGATTTTCGGGGCTTGGGTGTCATCGACTGGGAGAACTGGAGGCCTCAGTGGGTCCGAAACTGGGGCTCTAAGGACATCTACCGCAACAAGTCCAAGGAACAGATCCGGAAGCTTCACCCAAACTGGCCAGAGAGCAAAGTCGAGAAGGAAGCAAAGGAAAGATTCGAGAGAGCTGGACAGACCTTTATGAATCTCACGTTGGCCCTGGCTGAGGGTCGCAGGCCGGACGGGCTGTGGGGATTTTACCTGTTCCCAGACTGCTACAACTACGGGTACAAGCAACACCCGCAACGGTACACCGGAGAATGTCCCAATGTTGAGCACGTACGTAACGACCATCTGATGTGGCTTTGGAAGGAGAGTACGGCCCTCTACCCGTCCATCTACCTGGACTACGAGCTcaagtcctccaccaacactgtcaAGTTCGTCCACTATCGTGTCAAGGAAGCCATGAGGATTGCATCCATTGCCCGTCCAGACTCTACATTGCCTGTATTTGTGTACTCCCGACCGTTCTACGCCTACACCTTCGTGGTTCTTTCAGAG AGCGACCTGGTTCACACCATCGGGGAAAGTGCCGCTCTGGGAGCATCAGGcgtcatcctctggggatcatcGGAGTACGCTCGATCACAG AGAAACTGCCTGACAGTGAAGAAGTACATCGATGGTCCGCTGGGACACTACGTCATCAACGTCACCTCCGCCGCCAAGCTGTGCAGCAAAGCGCTTTGCAAGAAGAACGGCAGGTGCGTCCGCAAGAGCCTGGACTCGGGCGCCTACCTGCACCTGAACCCACGCTTCTTCCACATCCACCGCAACTCGACGCCCAGGGGCCCTCGCTTCCACGTCAGCGGTCACCTCAACAACCACGACATCCTGGACATGAAGCACAAGTTCACCTGTCAGTGCTACCAGGGCTGGACAGGTGTTTACTGCGAGATGCCGCAGGAtccacctcgtcctcctcctcccccacttCAGCCAGCCGTCCCTCTGCCTCGCCCCAGGGAGAACAGCCTGCTGGGagacctcctgctcctcttatCGCTCCATTTCTCCTGTCTGTGCATCATCATGTTCCTGGGACTCTGTCTGATTATCAAGTGTCTGATACTGTAG